One Manihot esculenta cultivar AM560-2 chromosome 6, M.esculenta_v8, whole genome shotgun sequence DNA segment encodes these proteins:
- the LOC110618059 gene encoding ATP-dependent zinc metalloprotease FTSH 12, chloroplastic isoform X2 codes for MNLAVPHKQNPLLCPSTIIVQTSQRPVLLQFPPRSKSRISQQTSIFRIYSSANPNGSDGLSWPSLTRAFRLGSERFLLKLRESVKRETGFHLEGVNVKMGEFAELVKDQAKKGEAELNRFRAELLPEFLKWNSYSCPQDLKNWEPKRVGVLVLYVFVMMFSCQRMYIAIRAPYLDRERRELTEAYMEALIPEPSPINIRRFKKSMWRNLMPKGLKMKKFVEGPDGTLVCDSAYVGEDAWDDDPLPPQESVKQVIDKDVRLNPEEKKELKEDLGISDAIQESKGTWRERLHAWKGILRNDKLAEELDASNAKYVVEFNMKEVENSLRKDVVDKVTDTQGARALWISKRWWRYRPKLPYTYFLEKLDCSEVAAVVFTEDLKRLYVTMKEGFPLEYVVDIPLDPYLFEIISSSGVEVDLLQKQQIHYILKVVIALLPGLLILWLIRESVMLLHATSNSFLYKKYNQLFDMVYAENLIVPVGDGGETKSMYKEVVLGGDVWDLLDEIMIYMGNPMQYYEKGVKFVRGVLLSGPPGTGKTLFARTLAKESGLPFVFASGAEFTDSEKSGAARINEMFSIARRNAPCFVFVDEVDAIAGRHARKDPRRRATFEALIAQLDGEKEKTGVDRFSLRQAVIFICATNRPDELDLEFVRLGRIDRRLYIGLPDAKQRVQIFSVHSAGKQLANDVDFGKLVFRTVGFSGADIRNLVNEAAIMSVRKGHSRIYQEDIVDVLDKQLLEGMGVLLTEEEQQKCEESVSFEKKRLLAVHEAGHILLAHLFPQFDWHAFSQLLPGGKETAISVFYPREDMIDQGYTTFGYMKMQLVVAHGGRCAEQLVFGDDITDGGGDDLEKITKIAREMVISPQNARLGLTALTKRVGLMDRPDNPEGGLIKFKWDDPYVIPANMTLEVSELFTRELTRYIKETEELAMKGLSDNIHILDVITKALLEKSRITGLEVEEIMKELSPLMFEDFVKPFQINLKEEGPLPHNDKLRYQPLDVSPAPLHRS; via the exons ATGAACCTTGCAGTCCCTCACAAACAGAATCCACTTCTCTGCCCTTCAACAATAATAGTTCAAACCAGTCAACGTCCTGTTTTGTTACAGTTTCCGCCAAGAAGCAAAAGCAGAATTTCCCAGCAAACATCCATTTTTCGAATCTATTCCTCTGCAAATCCAAATGGGTCTGATGGGTTGTCTTGGCCTAGTTTGACTCGGGCGTTTCGGCTGGGCTCTGAGCGGTTTTTGCTCAAACTCCGCGAGTCAGTGAAGAGGGAAACTGGGTTTCATTTGGAAGGGGTCAATGTGAAGATGGGTGAATTTGCGGAGCTTGTTAAGGATCAAGCCAAGAAGGGTGAGGCTGAGTTGAATCGCTTTAGGGCGGAATTGTTGCCAGAGTTTCTCAAATGGAACAG TTATTCTTGTCCTCAGGACCTAAAGAATTGGGAGCCTAAACGAGTTGGTGTATTGGTTCTCTATGTTTTTGTTATGATGTTTTCTTGTCAAAGAATGTATATTGCTATTCGAGCTCCTTACCTGGATAGAGAAAGAAGAGAATTGACAGAGGCTTATATGGAGGCATTGATTCCTGAGCCATCTCCTATTAATATTAGAAG GTTTAAGAAGAGTATGTGGAGGAATTTAATGCCTAAAGGCTTGAAAATGAAGAAGTTTGTTGAAGGGCCTGATGGAACACTGGTTTGCGATTCTGCCTATGTTGGAGAAGATGCATGGGATGATGACCCATTGCCCCCTCAGGAGAGCGTGAAACAGGTTATTGACAAGGATGTGAGATTAAAtccagaagaaaagaaagaattgaaagaagatTTGGGCATCTCAG ATGCAATTCAAGAAAGTAAAGGAACTTGGCGTGAAAGGCTTCATGCGTGGAAAGGAATACTAAGAAATGATAAGTTAGCTGAGGAATTAGATGCATCAAATGCCAAATATGTCGTTGAATTTAACATGAAAGAGGTTGAAAATAGTCTTCGTAAGGATGTGGTGGACAAGGTCACAGACACACAGGGAGCTAGGGCCTTATGGATATCTAAGAGATGGTGGCGTTATCGTCCCAAACTTCCATATACTTATTTTCTTGAAAAGCTTGATTGCTCAGAG GTTGCTGCTGTTGTCTTTACGGAGGATCTGAAAAGGCTATATGTGACGATGAAAGAAGGTTTTCCACTAGAATATGTT GTTGATATTCCCCTTGATCCATACTTATTTGAGATAATCTCAAGTTCTGGAGTTGAAGTAGATCTCCTTCAAAAGCAGCAAATCCATTACATTTTGAAAGTTGTGATTGCATTGTTGCCTGGATTACTGATACTGTGGCTTATAAGGGAGTCTGTTATGTTATTACACGCCACTTCTAATTCTTTTCTTTACAAAAAGTACAATCAACTTTTTGATATGGTATATGCAGAAAATCTTATCGTG CCAGTTGGAGATGGTGGTGAAACAAAATCAATGTATAAGGAAGTGGTACTTGGAGGTGATGTCTGGGATCTTCTTGATGAAATAATGATTTATATGGGCAATCCCATGCAATACTATGAAAAAGGGGTGAAGTTTGTCCGG GGTGTTCTTCTCTCGGGACCCCCTGGAACAGGGAAGACACTCTTTGCTCGGACACTTGCGAAGGAAAGTGGATTGCCTTTTGTTTTTGCCTCTGGTGCAGAGTTCACAGATAGTGAAAAAAGCGGTGCAGCAAGGATCAATGAGATGTTCTCCATTGCTAGAAGAAAT GCTCCTTGTTTTGTCTTTGTGGATGAGGTTGATGCTATTGCTGGAAGGCATGCAAGGAAGGACCCACGAAGAAGGGCAACATTTGAAGCTTTGATTGCACAGCTTGATGGGGA GAAGGAGAAAACGGGTGTAGATCGGTTTTCACTTAGACAAGCTGTGATATTCATTTGTGCCACCAATAGACCAGATGAATTGGACTTGGAATTTGTTCGTCTTGGACGCATCGATCGTCGATTGTACATTGGCTTGCCTGACGCAAAGCAGAGAGTGCAAATTTTTAGTGTGCATAGTGCAGGAAAGCAACTTGCCAATGATGTAGACTTtggaaag CTTGTCTTTCGTACTGTTGGCTTCTCTGGAGCAGATATTCGGAATCTTGTCAATGAAGCTGCAATCATGTCT GTAAGGAAAGGGCATTCCAGAATCTACCAGGAAGACATTGTTGATGTTTTAGATAAACAATTGCTTGAGGGCATGGGTGTACTTCTTACAGAGGAAGAACAGCAGAAATGTGAAGAAAGT GTGTCATTCGAAAAGAAGAGACTTTTGGCTGTACATGAAGCTGGTCACATATTATTGGCTCACTTGTTTCCACAATTTGATTGGCATGCATTTTCTCAGCTCTTGCCTGGTGGCAAG GAAACTGCAATATCTGTTTTCTATCCAAGAGAAGATATGATAGACCAAGGCTATACAACCTTTGGCTACATGAAGATGCAATTGGTGGTAGCTCACGGTGGACGTTGTGCTGAACAGCTTGTATTTGGTGATGACATTACCGATGGAGGTGGTGACGATCTTGAAAAGATAACAAAG ATTGCTAGAGAGATGGTTATCAGCCCTCAAAATGCAAGGTTGGGCCTGACTGCTCTAACAAAAAGAGTTGGACTCATGGATCGACCAGATAACCCAGAAGGCGGGTTGATAAAGTTTAAG TGGGATGATCCTTACGTGATTCCTGCAAACATGACACTTGAAGTATCCGAGCTATTTACTCGAGAGTTGACAAGG TATATCAAAGAGACAGAAGAACTTGCAATGAAAGGACTGAGCGACAACATACACATACTGGATGTGATTACGAAGGCGCTGTTGGAGAAATCAAGAATAACTGGATTG gaagttGAGGAGATAATGAAGGAGCTTTCTCCATTGATGTTTGAAGATTTTGTGAAGCCTTTCCAGATAAACTTGAAAGAG GAGGGTCCATTGCCTCACAATGACAAGTTGCGATATCAACCATTGGATGTATCTCCGGCCCCACTCCATCGATCTTGA
- the LOC110618059 gene encoding ATP-dependent zinc metalloprotease FTSH 12, chloroplastic isoform X4 translates to MNLAVPHKQNPLLCPSTIIVQTSQRPVLLQFPPRSKSRISQQTSIFRIYSSANPNGSDGLSWPSLTRAFRLGSERFLLKLRESVKRETGFHLEGVNVKMGEFAELVKDQAKKGEAELNRFRAELLPEFLKWNRWERWKDLKNWEPKRVGVLVLYVFVMMFSCQRMYIAIRAPYLDRERRELTEAYMEALIPEPSPINIRRFKKSMWRNLMPKGLKMKKFVEGPDGTLVCDSAYVGEDAWDDDPLPPQESVKQVIDKDVRLNPEEKKELKEDLGISDAIQESKGTWRERLHAWKGILRNDKLAEELDASNAKYVVEFNMKEVENSLRKDVVDKVTDTQGARALWISKRWWRYRPKLPYTYFLEKLDCSEVAAVVFTEDLKRLYVTMKEGFPLEYVPVGDGGETKSMYKEVVLGGDVWDLLDEIMIYMGNPMQYYEKGVKFVRGVLLSGPPGTGKTLFARTLAKESGLPFVFASGAEFTDSEKSGAARINEMFSIARRNAPCFVFVDEVDAIAGRHARKDPRRRATFEALIAQLDGEKEKTGVDRFSLRQAVIFICATNRPDELDLEFVRLGRIDRRLYIGLPDAKQRVQIFSVHSAGKQLANDVDFGKLVFRTVGFSGADIRNLVNEAAIMSVRKGHSRIYQEDIVDVLDKQLLEGMGVLLTEEEQQKCEESVSFEKKRLLAVHEAGHILLAHLFPQFDWHAFSQLLPGGKETAISVFYPREDMIDQGYTTFGYMKMQLVVAHGGRCAEQLVFGDDITDGGGDDLEKITKIAREMVISPQNARLGLTALTKRVGLMDRPDNPEGGLIKFKWDDPYVIPANMTLEVSELFTRELTRYIKETEELAMKGLSDNIHILDVITKALLEKSRITGLEVEEIMKELSPLMFEDFVKPFQINLKEEGPLPHNDKLRYQPLDVSPAPLHRS, encoded by the exons ATGAACCTTGCAGTCCCTCACAAACAGAATCCACTTCTCTGCCCTTCAACAATAATAGTTCAAACCAGTCAACGTCCTGTTTTGTTACAGTTTCCGCCAAGAAGCAAAAGCAGAATTTCCCAGCAAACATCCATTTTTCGAATCTATTCCTCTGCAAATCCAAATGGGTCTGATGGGTTGTCTTGGCCTAGTTTGACTCGGGCGTTTCGGCTGGGCTCTGAGCGGTTTTTGCTCAAACTCCGCGAGTCAGTGAAGAGGGAAACTGGGTTTCATTTGGAAGGGGTCAATGTGAAGATGGGTGAATTTGCGGAGCTTGTTAAGGATCAAGCCAAGAAGGGTGAGGCTGAGTTGAATCGCTTTAGGGCGGAATTGTTGCCAGAGTTTCTCAAATGGAACAGGTGGGAGCGTTGGAAG GACCTAAAGAATTGGGAGCCTAAACGAGTTGGTGTATTGGTTCTCTATGTTTTTGTTATGATGTTTTCTTGTCAAAGAATGTATATTGCTATTCGAGCTCCTTACCTGGATAGAGAAAGAAGAGAATTGACAGAGGCTTATATGGAGGCATTGATTCCTGAGCCATCTCCTATTAATATTAGAAG GTTTAAGAAGAGTATGTGGAGGAATTTAATGCCTAAAGGCTTGAAAATGAAGAAGTTTGTTGAAGGGCCTGATGGAACACTGGTTTGCGATTCTGCCTATGTTGGAGAAGATGCATGGGATGATGACCCATTGCCCCCTCAGGAGAGCGTGAAACAGGTTATTGACAAGGATGTGAGATTAAAtccagaagaaaagaaagaattgaaagaagatTTGGGCATCTCAG ATGCAATTCAAGAAAGTAAAGGAACTTGGCGTGAAAGGCTTCATGCGTGGAAAGGAATACTAAGAAATGATAAGTTAGCTGAGGAATTAGATGCATCAAATGCCAAATATGTCGTTGAATTTAACATGAAAGAGGTTGAAAATAGTCTTCGTAAGGATGTGGTGGACAAGGTCACAGACACACAGGGAGCTAGGGCCTTATGGATATCTAAGAGATGGTGGCGTTATCGTCCCAAACTTCCATATACTTATTTTCTTGAAAAGCTTGATTGCTCAGAG GTTGCTGCTGTTGTCTTTACGGAGGATCTGAAAAGGCTATATGTGACGATGAAAGAAGGTTTTCCACTAGAATATGTT CCAGTTGGAGATGGTGGTGAAACAAAATCAATGTATAAGGAAGTGGTACTTGGAGGTGATGTCTGGGATCTTCTTGATGAAATAATGATTTATATGGGCAATCCCATGCAATACTATGAAAAAGGGGTGAAGTTTGTCCGG GGTGTTCTTCTCTCGGGACCCCCTGGAACAGGGAAGACACTCTTTGCTCGGACACTTGCGAAGGAAAGTGGATTGCCTTTTGTTTTTGCCTCTGGTGCAGAGTTCACAGATAGTGAAAAAAGCGGTGCAGCAAGGATCAATGAGATGTTCTCCATTGCTAGAAGAAAT GCTCCTTGTTTTGTCTTTGTGGATGAGGTTGATGCTATTGCTGGAAGGCATGCAAGGAAGGACCCACGAAGAAGGGCAACATTTGAAGCTTTGATTGCACAGCTTGATGGGGA GAAGGAGAAAACGGGTGTAGATCGGTTTTCACTTAGACAAGCTGTGATATTCATTTGTGCCACCAATAGACCAGATGAATTGGACTTGGAATTTGTTCGTCTTGGACGCATCGATCGTCGATTGTACATTGGCTTGCCTGACGCAAAGCAGAGAGTGCAAATTTTTAGTGTGCATAGTGCAGGAAAGCAACTTGCCAATGATGTAGACTTtggaaag CTTGTCTTTCGTACTGTTGGCTTCTCTGGAGCAGATATTCGGAATCTTGTCAATGAAGCTGCAATCATGTCT GTAAGGAAAGGGCATTCCAGAATCTACCAGGAAGACATTGTTGATGTTTTAGATAAACAATTGCTTGAGGGCATGGGTGTACTTCTTACAGAGGAAGAACAGCAGAAATGTGAAGAAAGT GTGTCATTCGAAAAGAAGAGACTTTTGGCTGTACATGAAGCTGGTCACATATTATTGGCTCACTTGTTTCCACAATTTGATTGGCATGCATTTTCTCAGCTCTTGCCTGGTGGCAAG GAAACTGCAATATCTGTTTTCTATCCAAGAGAAGATATGATAGACCAAGGCTATACAACCTTTGGCTACATGAAGATGCAATTGGTGGTAGCTCACGGTGGACGTTGTGCTGAACAGCTTGTATTTGGTGATGACATTACCGATGGAGGTGGTGACGATCTTGAAAAGATAACAAAG ATTGCTAGAGAGATGGTTATCAGCCCTCAAAATGCAAGGTTGGGCCTGACTGCTCTAACAAAAAGAGTTGGACTCATGGATCGACCAGATAACCCAGAAGGCGGGTTGATAAAGTTTAAG TGGGATGATCCTTACGTGATTCCTGCAAACATGACACTTGAAGTATCCGAGCTATTTACTCGAGAGTTGACAAGG TATATCAAAGAGACAGAAGAACTTGCAATGAAAGGACTGAGCGACAACATACACATACTGGATGTGATTACGAAGGCGCTGTTGGAGAAATCAAGAATAACTGGATTG gaagttGAGGAGATAATGAAGGAGCTTTCTCCATTGATGTTTGAAGATTTTGTGAAGCCTTTCCAGATAAACTTGAAAGAG GAGGGTCCATTGCCTCACAATGACAAGTTGCGATATCAACCATTGGATGTATCTCCGGCCCCACTCCATCGATCTTGA
- the LOC110618059 gene encoding ATP-dependent zinc metalloprotease FTSH 12, chloroplastic isoform X1: MNLAVPHKQNPLLCPSTIIVQTSQRPVLLQFPPRSKSRISQQTSIFRIYSSANPNGSDGLSWPSLTRAFRLGSERFLLKLRESVKRETGFHLEGVNVKMGEFAELVKDQAKKGEAELNRFRAELLPEFLKWNRWERWKDLKNWEPKRVGVLVLYVFVMMFSCQRMYIAIRAPYLDRERRELTEAYMEALIPEPSPINIRRFKKSMWRNLMPKGLKMKKFVEGPDGTLVCDSAYVGEDAWDDDPLPPQESVKQVIDKDVRLNPEEKKELKEDLGISDAIQESKGTWRERLHAWKGILRNDKLAEELDASNAKYVVEFNMKEVENSLRKDVVDKVTDTQGARALWISKRWWRYRPKLPYTYFLEKLDCSEVAAVVFTEDLKRLYVTMKEGFPLEYVVDIPLDPYLFEIISSSGVEVDLLQKQQIHYILKVVIALLPGLLILWLIRESVMLLHATSNSFLYKKYNQLFDMVYAENLIVPVGDGGETKSMYKEVVLGGDVWDLLDEIMIYMGNPMQYYEKGVKFVRGVLLSGPPGTGKTLFARTLAKESGLPFVFASGAEFTDSEKSGAARINEMFSIARRNAPCFVFVDEVDAIAGRHARKDPRRRATFEALIAQLDGEKEKTGVDRFSLRQAVIFICATNRPDELDLEFVRLGRIDRRLYIGLPDAKQRVQIFSVHSAGKQLANDVDFGKLVFRTVGFSGADIRNLVNEAAIMSVRKGHSRIYQEDIVDVLDKQLLEGMGVLLTEEEQQKCEESVSFEKKRLLAVHEAGHILLAHLFPQFDWHAFSQLLPGGKETAISVFYPREDMIDQGYTTFGYMKMQLVVAHGGRCAEQLVFGDDITDGGGDDLEKITKIAREMVISPQNARLGLTALTKRVGLMDRPDNPEGGLIKFKWDDPYVIPANMTLEVSELFTRELTRYIKETEELAMKGLSDNIHILDVITKALLEKSRITGLEVEEIMKELSPLMFEDFVKPFQINLKEEGPLPHNDKLRYQPLDVSPAPLHRS, encoded by the exons ATGAACCTTGCAGTCCCTCACAAACAGAATCCACTTCTCTGCCCTTCAACAATAATAGTTCAAACCAGTCAACGTCCTGTTTTGTTACAGTTTCCGCCAAGAAGCAAAAGCAGAATTTCCCAGCAAACATCCATTTTTCGAATCTATTCCTCTGCAAATCCAAATGGGTCTGATGGGTTGTCTTGGCCTAGTTTGACTCGGGCGTTTCGGCTGGGCTCTGAGCGGTTTTTGCTCAAACTCCGCGAGTCAGTGAAGAGGGAAACTGGGTTTCATTTGGAAGGGGTCAATGTGAAGATGGGTGAATTTGCGGAGCTTGTTAAGGATCAAGCCAAGAAGGGTGAGGCTGAGTTGAATCGCTTTAGGGCGGAATTGTTGCCAGAGTTTCTCAAATGGAACAGGTGGGAGCGTTGGAAG GACCTAAAGAATTGGGAGCCTAAACGAGTTGGTGTATTGGTTCTCTATGTTTTTGTTATGATGTTTTCTTGTCAAAGAATGTATATTGCTATTCGAGCTCCTTACCTGGATAGAGAAAGAAGAGAATTGACAGAGGCTTATATGGAGGCATTGATTCCTGAGCCATCTCCTATTAATATTAGAAG GTTTAAGAAGAGTATGTGGAGGAATTTAATGCCTAAAGGCTTGAAAATGAAGAAGTTTGTTGAAGGGCCTGATGGAACACTGGTTTGCGATTCTGCCTATGTTGGAGAAGATGCATGGGATGATGACCCATTGCCCCCTCAGGAGAGCGTGAAACAGGTTATTGACAAGGATGTGAGATTAAAtccagaagaaaagaaagaattgaaagaagatTTGGGCATCTCAG ATGCAATTCAAGAAAGTAAAGGAACTTGGCGTGAAAGGCTTCATGCGTGGAAAGGAATACTAAGAAATGATAAGTTAGCTGAGGAATTAGATGCATCAAATGCCAAATATGTCGTTGAATTTAACATGAAAGAGGTTGAAAATAGTCTTCGTAAGGATGTGGTGGACAAGGTCACAGACACACAGGGAGCTAGGGCCTTATGGATATCTAAGAGATGGTGGCGTTATCGTCCCAAACTTCCATATACTTATTTTCTTGAAAAGCTTGATTGCTCAGAG GTTGCTGCTGTTGTCTTTACGGAGGATCTGAAAAGGCTATATGTGACGATGAAAGAAGGTTTTCCACTAGAATATGTT GTTGATATTCCCCTTGATCCATACTTATTTGAGATAATCTCAAGTTCTGGAGTTGAAGTAGATCTCCTTCAAAAGCAGCAAATCCATTACATTTTGAAAGTTGTGATTGCATTGTTGCCTGGATTACTGATACTGTGGCTTATAAGGGAGTCTGTTATGTTATTACACGCCACTTCTAATTCTTTTCTTTACAAAAAGTACAATCAACTTTTTGATATGGTATATGCAGAAAATCTTATCGTG CCAGTTGGAGATGGTGGTGAAACAAAATCAATGTATAAGGAAGTGGTACTTGGAGGTGATGTCTGGGATCTTCTTGATGAAATAATGATTTATATGGGCAATCCCATGCAATACTATGAAAAAGGGGTGAAGTTTGTCCGG GGTGTTCTTCTCTCGGGACCCCCTGGAACAGGGAAGACACTCTTTGCTCGGACACTTGCGAAGGAAAGTGGATTGCCTTTTGTTTTTGCCTCTGGTGCAGAGTTCACAGATAGTGAAAAAAGCGGTGCAGCAAGGATCAATGAGATGTTCTCCATTGCTAGAAGAAAT GCTCCTTGTTTTGTCTTTGTGGATGAGGTTGATGCTATTGCTGGAAGGCATGCAAGGAAGGACCCACGAAGAAGGGCAACATTTGAAGCTTTGATTGCACAGCTTGATGGGGA GAAGGAGAAAACGGGTGTAGATCGGTTTTCACTTAGACAAGCTGTGATATTCATTTGTGCCACCAATAGACCAGATGAATTGGACTTGGAATTTGTTCGTCTTGGACGCATCGATCGTCGATTGTACATTGGCTTGCCTGACGCAAAGCAGAGAGTGCAAATTTTTAGTGTGCATAGTGCAGGAAAGCAACTTGCCAATGATGTAGACTTtggaaag CTTGTCTTTCGTACTGTTGGCTTCTCTGGAGCAGATATTCGGAATCTTGTCAATGAAGCTGCAATCATGTCT GTAAGGAAAGGGCATTCCAGAATCTACCAGGAAGACATTGTTGATGTTTTAGATAAACAATTGCTTGAGGGCATGGGTGTACTTCTTACAGAGGAAGAACAGCAGAAATGTGAAGAAAGT GTGTCATTCGAAAAGAAGAGACTTTTGGCTGTACATGAAGCTGGTCACATATTATTGGCTCACTTGTTTCCACAATTTGATTGGCATGCATTTTCTCAGCTCTTGCCTGGTGGCAAG GAAACTGCAATATCTGTTTTCTATCCAAGAGAAGATATGATAGACCAAGGCTATACAACCTTTGGCTACATGAAGATGCAATTGGTGGTAGCTCACGGTGGACGTTGTGCTGAACAGCTTGTATTTGGTGATGACATTACCGATGGAGGTGGTGACGATCTTGAAAAGATAACAAAG ATTGCTAGAGAGATGGTTATCAGCCCTCAAAATGCAAGGTTGGGCCTGACTGCTCTAACAAAAAGAGTTGGACTCATGGATCGACCAGATAACCCAGAAGGCGGGTTGATAAAGTTTAAG TGGGATGATCCTTACGTGATTCCTGCAAACATGACACTTGAAGTATCCGAGCTATTTACTCGAGAGTTGACAAGG TATATCAAAGAGACAGAAGAACTTGCAATGAAAGGACTGAGCGACAACATACACATACTGGATGTGATTACGAAGGCGCTGTTGGAGAAATCAAGAATAACTGGATTG gaagttGAGGAGATAATGAAGGAGCTTTCTCCATTGATGTTTGAAGATTTTGTGAAGCCTTTCCAGATAAACTTGAAAGAG GAGGGTCCATTGCCTCACAATGACAAGTTGCGATATCAACCATTGGATGTATCTCCGGCCCCACTCCATCGATCTTGA